TTGCTCAGGACATGGTGCAGATTGATCTCCAGGCCCCTCAGCCTTTGCGCCTGTTTGGCCAATGTCTTTCTGATTAGAACAAGTTCCTTTATGGATTCTGAGGACAACTCAGGTGTGCGAGGAGCCACAGTATCTGCTTGGACAATGAAAACTCCAAGCTGCATGCTCCAGGCCAGCAGGAAAATCAAAGAAAGCTGTTGCAATAGAAAACCACAATTTGCAGAACAAACTCAGATTCTGAAAAGCCAAGTTTTTTGGGATGGTTTCCATCTTACCATCATCTTTCCTCTCAGTTCAGTGGCCGACTGAATGAAGTCACCACAGACTGGGCTACCCACAGCACACATGTCGCTAAATGTCCGCCATCTGTTGACGATTCCCCTCCAAGAGAGCCAGGCTACTTGATCATGGGTCTGGCATGTGTAGTTTGTACGAATATAAAGTTCTGTATTTTCACGGTCCTTAGTTAATCTTCACATTTCGGTtgtatttcttctttttttttgtttaagtaTTAACGACAGAATCTTGCTTCTAGCTTTGCGGTGAAACATACATACGAAGTATATAGTAAAAAACGTAAATCAGAAAAAACATTTCTACGGACATAGCCGCACTAGgttttgcttctttttttatgcttttaatCTCTATAATTAGCCACTAACTTTTAAGGTATAAATGATAACGCATAAGCAACTAAagtacatttacatacatatcgATCGTTTCTTTCACATTCCGAGCTTTTCTTCCTCAaaatttctctctttttctctctatACAGTTGATAAAGTTTTCAAAACATAAGAATTAGGGGCCTACAGCCATCTTCGTTACATGTTAGAGTAAGGGTTAAGCTGATCAATTTACATTTAtcgtgttttgtttttagttccTATATCTTTTTTGCGTGCAGGTGCGAATACATTTCAAATCTTCAGCTAACTCTGCTCTCTTGGCATTCTCACGTATGTATTTGTATGTCTGTAtgcatatataatatatatttaaatgggtgtttttatatttatataaagatagcttactatttttattcttaGCACACTTTGGCTTGAAGCCCAAGTGGGTTGGTTTGTTTCTTCTGTTTCTGCTTAACCGCCACACATGACCATCCCTTGAACCGAACACCCCCACCACAccacaacacaacacaccAACGTGGTATAGTGGTGAGGGCGTTCGATGATCTCAATAATGGTCAGAGCGCTTCCAGATTAATTAGTTTACATTTATCGATAACTTTCTTACCTCTAAGTGTTAGGCTTGTATTTACATTGATTATTTCAagagttttttgtttgtgttcttgtttttcttagttggtttctgtttcttttttcctttgtgttatatatatgtttgctGTTCTCTGCGGGATCGTATAACTAAATAACTTAGAAGATTGTTTGGAGTAGGCAATGCTGTTGTTATGAGTGCAAACAAATCCGTTTAAAACAAGTTAAAATTGTTGCTCTGCGCGGGCTGATTTCGATTGTGTTggtgtttttaaaaattgacgAATCATTTAAAAAGACTTAAAGAACGAAAACGAGTTATATCCTTTgggctgttgtttttgttttttgttagaTGCGTCTGCTGCGTGAACCGTCGGTCCGGTTTTTCCACTCCGGATCGTTGGGGTCGTCGTCCTCGAAGGGATCCTCGGCCATGTCCTCCTCGAGAGCTTCCTGATCGCCCAGATACGCATCGATCGCCGAATCGTACAGATTCAGCTCAGCATCTGGCGTCGATTCCTGTTCATCGTCGAGCGGTGCAAGATGATGCTTCGGATAGTCATCGTCCTCGACCTCTAGCAGCACATCCTCCTCTTCCGGCTCTGAAAGTCCACCATCTCCTTCTAAAGCTACCCTTTCTATTTCATCCTCGATAACGTCTATCTTCGCCGCCATTGGGTGACCATTGATCTGCCCATTATTCAGCTTTGTCTTGGACTTGCTGCTTCGTCGACTGCCACTGCTACCGCCGGCTCCTGTGAAGCTGCTTCCGTCGCAGTTCGACGACACGGACTTGGTTTTCGCCCGCTTTGTGCTGGGTATTGACGCGGGCGTTGCGTAGGTCTCGGCCAACAAGTGCTGATAGACCTCCTCGGAGAGTGGAAAGACCAAAGGCTCAAAGAGTGACGGTTGTTGCATCAGCGCATGGCTctgtcacaaaaaaaaaaaaaaaaaataaaggcgATTGTTAGAAAAGTAACAGACAATATTTTGGAGATTCGGTTAAAAGGAGAAAATCCCTTGACTTACCTCCCGCAGATCGGGCGTGGTGCTGCGCCGCTCCGTCTGATCTTTAAGCTTGCTAGACGTTGTGCGACGGCGGGCTTTACGCGACTGGCCGCCCATTAGCAGCTCGCCGCTCTCGTTGAACCCCTCCAGTGGATGTGCCAGCGGCGAGGGAATGCTTTCGTTGTCTGCCCCAGTTCCGCCGTGGTGTGGAGCAGGGGAGGCAGGATCCGGAGTGTTGGCCCCGCTCGATTCAGCGCGACTATCTGCACGGCGATTCGCTCGGGATCTGGTGCTCCATGGAAACTTGAGGAACGTCTCGAAACGGCGACGCTCCTCGAGCAGGGCGCGTTGATGTCTTGCAATGAAAGCCTCATCTGAGAGATCTTCCTCAttgtactcctcctcctccatttcTATGAGGGGCGCTTTAGCCTGACCATTGGCCTTGGGCTTGGTGACCTCGTCCGCGGACTTATCCAACTTGAGCCGCTTGGGCAGTGGTGGCTCTATCTCTGCAGTTGACTCGGCCAGATGTTCGGCAGTTTTAGCATTTAGATTTTTTGAAATGTTGCCATTAAGCTTAGGCTTCTTCCccttctcctccttctttTCCACTTTGTGCTGCttcgctgccgctgccttgGGTTCAGCCGTCTTGGCATTGCCATTTACCAGTCCATtcttattattgttgttattattgttaacaatattattgttattgtgcTTAACGACTGTCTCCTTCTGGCTAATCCCGTTGACCTTTGGAGGCTGCTCATCCAGCAGCTTTTGTTCTTGAGGGGGGTGTAGGGCATTGGTTCGTGTGTTGGAGAGCTCGTCTGACGTCGCTGTTGCTGGGACACTGCCGTTGCTGAGTTTGCACTCCGCTGACTCATCCGCCGACTGCTTCGCCTTATCACTGTCGCTGTCAACAATGCGCCACCTGCAGATGTGAGGGAACACACATCGTTAATGATTAGAATAGTAATTAATGGGAGCCGAAAGCAGCAATAATTCCCCAATTTGATATCAGAGTTGTACGCCCCCCAAGATGGCAGTGTAAAAGTACTCACTTGGGCGTTGGAATCTCCTTGTAGGGGAGAATCTCTACCTTCGTTTGGGCGGCCATGCTGTAGGGTATAACGATGTTGTCGATGTCGTAGATGGGACGAATACGGCGTTCCGAGGATCTAAGCGAAAGAAGTCGATATATTTATGTTGAAACCAGCGATTCGTATATTCAAGCTTACCTCTCGTTTCGATGACTGTGGGTGGGCGAGGAGTTGCGACGACTCCTGCTACTGCTCTGCTCTGACCCCCACTGGTCCCCGTAGCCGTTGAGGTGAtggttgttgatgttgctgccggatgattgctgctgctgaatgGAATTGCAGCTACTGTTATTGTTGGTGGATTTACGTGACTTCTTAGCGCCGCTGTGTGCCGAGATCGAGGTTGAGGAGGGACTTTGGTGGCGTTGTCGTTGGCGTTGGCGAGAGTCTGGCCACTGCGATCTGGAATTGTTCACTCCAGTtgggtgttgttgttgttgctgcttcctGCCcgttgccgccgctgctgcatTAAATCCGTAAATTGAATGCGGAAACGGGACGAGACGGAGACAAGAAACGGAATGGCAAAATAAAGCAATtggtagttgttgttgttgtggttgtagTTGTTGGTGGTGGTTGGTGGAATTGGTTGGAATATTCgtgtttttggttgattttcgatgcaaagaaaaagaaagaagagaTGCAaaagattgttgttgttttatgtTAATAAATTATCGAATTTTGTCATGTTTACAATAATTTACTGTTGGCCACAAGTGGCGTTGTAGTAGGCGTAGTAGAAGAAGTAGTAGTAGCAGTACCAGTACCGTTTCCGCTATCCCCTCCCCCGACGCCActgccaccgcctcctccggCTGCTAATGCTCCACTGCCCGCTTCCTTATTTGAGTTATTGTTGCGCTCCTTGCGGCGTATATATCGCCGCTTGACCGCATCACCCGGCCGGCGGCTGCCTGCATGTCCGCCGCTACCGCCGGAGGCTAGCGTCTCGCGCTCCGCCTTCCACATGGCCTTTACAATGGCCTTGGCCTGAGAGCGCATGACGCGATACTGCCAGTCCGGCTGGCGGGCAACGGCCTCCAAGTGAACAGACTGGCTGACATCTAAAAAGAAGCAATTGAagtggtgttttttttttgttaaaaggTTTTCGGCAAGCATTCCCAAATTTAAATCACTTTCAGGGCGCTATTTCCTGTTTTCACTGAAAACGACTTAATGgcattctttaatttaaaatgcaacCAATCCGGTTCCTacttcattataattattttagggTTTTAATCAGGAATTTTAAGTATTTCGAGATTTATGAATTATTCTAGTCTACTGGTTCATTTGTctgaataggaaaaaatgaaaaaaatatttaaaagttagcCTTCAATTGGATTTTGCTATGCCTAAAACTGTTCTAGACTTTAGTGTTTTCTGTAATGGTTACACAAATTCACAAAACTGTCCACCTTTTCCTTTGGAAAATGCTTATTTATTGGTCGTAGGTTTTTTTTCAAGTCTAGTTTTCTAGCTGATTATTAGTTAATCTATAAGTATCAAATCCAGAAATGGAAATTCAATGCAATTTCCCACTCACCGCTGGCAAAACTGAGCACTGGATGGTAGCCAGCATCGATCAGGGCCACCCGGTTGGCGGGCATCATCGTCTCAACCAGCTCACGGGGCGCCGTGGGGTCCGTTCGACCTGTACACAGGGTGCAGGGCACCTGGGGCCACTGGCAGCCGCACTTGATGTTGCTGGGTCGCGCCGCCTTCTTCGATATTGTGTGCATGTTAGTGGTCTGGAAGAGCTTGCGCTTTCGAAACTCTGACAGCACCAGTGGCCTAGCCCGACTGCAGAGCATATCGGATGGCGGCTCCTCCTTTAGGCCATTCGCAGGCGACGCTGACTGGCTAACAGTCGCCTCAAGTCGGACTTCCCCCTTGGAGTGGGAAAGCTCCACATGGAGGTCATTGTACTGGCGGATTTTCATCTCCAGATCGGCCAACTGTGAGCAGACCCACGACCATCGCAGGGCTATGGCGGCCCGATCTTTTGAGTAACGCCAAACAGCGCGTCGTGCTCTGAAACGaattgaatggaataaaaattaaataattaattattttaattttgggaATGATATGAATggtaaatacatttatatattgcTGTTCAAGTATATTATGGGAGTACTTTAACTTCCTAGAGCACAAATTGCtagcaacaaaaaatgtgtTGATAAGATCCCCGGAAAAAAAAGTGTCATAGCAGcaattaaaatcgattaaTTGCGTAGTTAAGGTTGCCCTCATAGGAATTGAAAAAAAGCaacttgatttaatttaaatctgaTCCGCCAGACATAAATCTacaaaaagcaaagaaaatgaTGTGGCATCTGCTCAGGGATACCTTAAATATCTAGTATAAAGAACCTACTTTAAAGGGCTGTCAAAAAAGTAACTCCAACAAAGACTAAAAACAACCATATAAATCGACAAACATTCATTTCAGTAAAATACCCAAATACCTCCATGTTATCGGACATGAGACCACAAATCGATCAAAAAATCTGACAGAAAAGGGTGGCTAAAAAAGCTGGAGACCCAAAAAACATTTGGAAGCCTAGCAGATTAGTTGGAAATTCACCCAGAGCATctacaaataaaatcaagtcTAAAAGGCCGGATGCACTTACATGGGTAGCGATTGCTGCTGGGTATTGTTATATGTGACCATCTCATCGGCGGACTCGCCGCCTGAACTGGATTCTGTGGCATCAGAATCAATGGCGTTCTGAACCTCTCGCAGCTCTGTGTGCAGCAAACCGGCAACGTGGGTGAGTTCGCTGGTCACATAAGTGTCGTAGCCGGGCACAATGTCGTCCGCCCGCGGCGTATTCGGATCCGTACTTGACCCCGTCATGACTGCTGCTGCACCAGTTGCTGAAAgacccgctgctgctgctgttcctgcTCCGGGCGTCGTATCCAACTGATTCTTCCGCGGACGCTTACCCGGCAGCGTTGTGGAGTTTGAGCTGTTAAACCAGCTGGAAGATGGAGCCAAGGTGGCCGAGGTACCGGTGGCCGTGTGACAGATCTGCTGATGCCGGGCCGCTGTGCCAATATGCCGAATTACACTGCTCATCTGGCTGGCCGGCAGTGGATGCTTCTTCTGCTCCTCCCAGAATGCACAGTCTGGTCGTCCAGAGACAATCGACAGAACAGTTGCCTCCCGCTCGGAGAGTGTGGCACTCCTGGCCGGATTGGGAGTCTTGTGGGAACTGCGGGCGGACCATTCCAGAATACCGGCCACCTCTCCGCTGGCGTGGCGGCACATTTGACGGGCCTGGAACTTACGCATCCGGCGCAGCAGAAAATCGATCCGGCGCGTGATcacatgttgctgctgctctagCTCTGCATGGCTCTCCTCCCACGGACGCTCCTGCTTAACACTTACGTTCGCGGTGGAAAGGCTGCTGGTGCTGGGAAGGATGCTAGTGCCGCTGAAGTTGGGCTTTATATCTGGCAGCTCGGGGGCACTGCTTGCAGGTGCCGCCGTGGCGGACATGGACGCAGCGGGTGGCGCCTCCTCCCACACCTCGTTGAAGAAATCACAGATAGCATCTGGATTGACATGGGCGCCGTCGAATGTTTTCAGCGCCTTGAGCACCTCCTCGATATCCTGATCCTCTAGCACAGCGCCAGCGGCCCCATCTTTGAGGAAATTAATCGATCCTGCGGTACTCTGTGGCGtcagctgttgctgttgtggcGTCGCTTGCAAACGCGGGGAATCCTGCGCCGGATTGACTGGCGTCTGCTGTTGCCTGCTAGGTGTTGTTGGTGGCTCTGGCTCAGGCGGAGGAGGCAACAGCTCCTCTGACATGGCAATAACATTGCCATCCAGCTGACTGAGGCGCTCTAAAAAAGTATGCCAAAACAGGTAAGCTTTTGgttttcagttaaaaatttACACTTACCCTCTATATTATCTGTTTCGATCTTGGACAGCTCCTCCTCGGCTGGAATTGACTGATCCTCAGCTGCTGCCTCTCCGCTGACACCTGGGGATTCGGTGGTCGAGCTGGAGCTCGTGGCGGCTGCCGGCGTTGTGGCCGGCTCCTTACCAAGGCTTACTTCCGGCAGCGTTTTCCTCAGACAAATCTCCGCGGAGATAGCCTCCTCGAAGTTGATCGTCAGATCCGCCAGCAGCTGGGCCGTGGAGTTGTCCTTAGGCGAgctgctgtgtgtgtttgtggtgttgctgctgctattgttgTTCTTCTCCACCACCGCTGGTGAGGCGCTGGTGGAGGCCACACCGGCATCCGGCGTGGAAGGACCAGCGCTGGCACTACTGCTAGAACTGTGTGGAGTCGGGGCTGTGCTCAGCCCCATTGCTGGTTCATTGCTTGGCTTATTGCCGCCGGACTTTCGCTTATTGTTCGGTTGCGAGGATCGCAGTTGCGGAATAGTGGCTGCCGGCGATGATGCCAAACCgcctgccgccgctgctgctgctgcggcagcTACGGCTGCAGCTTCCCGAGAGCGGGTGACGCGCGTTGTGGCCGTGGCCGGCGTGGGCGTCGATGGCTTCTTGGCCACTGAGCCTGGACCTGCTCCTCCTGTGCCGCCGCCGGCAACTGCGCCGCTGTCCGAAGAGGAGCTGCGGGCCGAAGGCGAGGCGGTACTGGTGAGCTTCTCCTTGGGGCTTAATGGCTCGGCTGTGAGCGCTGGTGCCATAGTTGGGTAGCTCGCATTTGGGTCGCGAAGCTCGGGCTAATTCTGGTCAGGTCACTTTAGACgtaaacaaaaccaaaacaataatttattttagtaaAACGATAAGCGCGACGATTGGAATGAAAACGACAggcaaactttttgttttataaactGCTCTTACActctcactcacacacatatatGTGTCGGGTTACTTCGTTATCTCAGCTTAACTctttccccaaatcgaacaAAAAAAGCCGCtaatatttgtgtattttttttatctcgCTCTGCCGCCCGCCTCCCAAAGAAATCTCGTTGTGTCTTTTCCGGCGTGTTATGTACAAAACACGCACTAAAACAGTCACAGCCGCGCTCTAGCtgagcgggagcgagagagaggTCAGAACGCGCGCTATTGCACACAATGATgcgcaataaaaaaaactgtatagaacacacgcacacacacacacattagaGCGTATTTACTTGGGCTCGGGCAGGCAGAGATGGGACAGACTTCTTACATACTGACGAAATCATCGCTGCTGCTCTCGATGGGAAAAACACAATTTTCCGAGATTTTGCATCATCTGCTGGCGGAAAATTGGCGCGCAGGCCTATTATTATTCGTGGTAATTTCCATGTTTTTATGTAATtgcatttattgaatttttcgaCTACAATTAGCAGCAGCAAACAGCTCCTCGCGCCTTTACAGCAATAATACACATACTCTggcacaccacacacacacacattcgaACTGAACCAGCGTGCAATTGTGTGATCCACTATTTTCAGTTATTTACACAATCCCATTTTTTGTATTCCGCATGTCGGTATTAAATTCTGAGTATAGTTAATTCAGTTGTGTGAGTTTTTCTACTGTATTTGCCCGATTCAAACGAAAAGGGAACAGAAAAACGTTTTCAGCGCGAAAGTATTGTCCAGTACTCACTAACACAAAGGCACATGCACATGCCCACATTCACACCGACAGGCAAGCACAGGCAGGCAGCACGCAAGAATTTGtaaattgcttaaaaattaagtaGTATATTTGTTATACGCACAATTCGGCCGTTTCGCACAATGCTCGCACAATTGCCAACTATTTGCTTACACAATGGCGTGACTCGCGCTGGGGGAATTGTACGGTTCTCTTCACGAATTTTTTtcctcatttatttttttcatgcTGCCCTGCTACGCTTTTGGCAAAACGACGTGTATCGAATCGTATCGAAGCTGTACTCGTTTCTGTGCCCTGGCTGCCAGACCAAAGTACGCATGCCGCGCAGCCGGTTGTCTCGCTTGCACTTGTGCGTCACCTATGGCGGTGGCGCGGCGCAGGGTTGCGTGTGCGAGCGGGACGAGCCGAGGGTTGCGTTACTTTTCGGCATATGGCAACACTGGGCGCGGGCTGCTACCATGGAATGCAACCGTGCGATAGGtgtttcgatatatttgttattgttttgggatTTTATggctaaattataaattattgttaatatGTTTTATGTGATTTACAGAATAAGAGTTTCTGGGCATAAGCCGACAAGATCAAGTCTCACATAACAGAGCTAAATACACTAAGCTATAATTGAATATGTTGAGCCTCGAGTGGTGTTCCTTCAAGGATTAACTTTAGCGCCTTATTTCGAAGCTACTGAACGTGTAGGCATCGATCTCCTTTGCCGGCGAGAACTCCGCCTTCGTGATGCTCGACTGGGGACTGCCCTTGGTCTGGAGCCAATGTTTCCTGCAAATTGTGGGGAAGGTGTTAAATCTTCTGACTAGCACTGATTCCCAGACATTTACATTTCGTTGAGCTGCGGAAGAGGTCCCTCCAGTTGGCCCTTGACCGTTCCGTCCTTGGTGTTCATGCACCAGCCCTTGATGCCCAGCGTATTGGCCGTCTGTGCCGTGAACTAAATCAAAGGATTTACATAGATCCTGCTAATCAGTCAAGAAAATGGACACTTACCTTGCGGAAGAACACACCTGCAATGAAAAGGACAGATTAGTTAGGTCAGAACAGGTAGATGGCTAATTAAAGTACCTTGCACACGGCCAAACACCTCGAAGTTGCACGCGAAGAGCTGCGCGGATTTAGATGCTGCCATAATGCCACCGAAATTGGATGTTCGAAGATCCTGGCAACTATACCCGCCTGGATACCGTAAtagagaaaacaaaacaaatgctCGGACAACCAAAATAGAATTACATCGATGTGCCATAGTGACCGACAGCGATGTGACCGTACTTCAGGGCGCCAAATAATACTACGGGGGTTTACAAATCATTGATTAACTTTAActacatttattattaatgaacATTTATTTAACAGATTTGATCGAGTTCCGGATAAAACTATTCTTGGAATTACTCTCTGCTACAGCACTAAACAGATTTGGAAAAACATACCAAGGTACAAACAactaataacaaaaaatcatCAAGTTTGAATGGTCTTAATCAGCTTATCCACATTCGTAGCCTCCACCACGGCGTTCACCTGCAGGCCCGCGTCCTCCATGGCTTTTCTGGTAGCATCTCCGACAGCGATCAGCTTGCGATCCTTGGTGGAAACGTTGAAGCTGTCGAAAAACTCCTGGGAACTGCGGACGCTGGAGGGCCCAAAGAAAACGATCGTCTCCATTCGCTTAAGCTTGAGAGCTTGACGCATCTGGTCGATAAACTTCGGATGGGACTGACTCTCGTAGACTTCGCAGACGTCCACCCGGAATCCCTGGGCCACCAGCCGGAGTCGAAGCGTATGTCCGACTCCATTGCCGCAGGGCATTAGCAGCGGAAGCTCCCGCTTGGGTCCAAACGTTTCTACGATCAGGTCACACAAATTATTGGCATTCACTGTGTAATCGCCCATAGTGGACAGTCTCTGCAAGGTATTCCAAACCAAGCTGTGGGTGCTTTTTCCTAAGGAGTAATTGTTTAGAGAGCGCCAGCAACTGGGTAGTGGAGCGTTCTCCAGAGCCTCGTTCACAGCCTGGACACATCGGGGGGACGCAAAGATAATCCCAGCGTATCTGTGCGGTTCCTGGAGCTTCATTTGCAGTGTCTTTAGATTCTTAAACACTAATTGCGCGGGAGCAATGTAAATCGGTTCCAGGTTATGCCGACGCATGGCGGATCCATATAAATCTTCAGACGATGGAACCTTTAGCAGGATTACCGGCCGTTTACCATGAGCAGACATGATAGAAAAGGAATTTATTcgaaataaaacttaatatgTTGAATTTGATCTTAGTTTTTGAAGCTATTGGGCTGGACGTGCGTTGAAGTCGTTAAGAAACTATACTGAGCCAGTTTGAAAACTATCCCCGCGCCTTACTTATCggtaatatataaaaacaaatgctaCAGGTTGCTTTttcgaaataaaaagaaatccGTAACCTTTGAATTGTCCTTTAAGATCAActtaaatccaataaaataaCCCTTTTTTTACTGGAATGTTATCACAATAATTTGCATGGTAttcaataatattttgtatacatttatatatggaAAACAAGGGGAGTAGAGGACATTAATCGTAAAAATAGCAAGGACAACAAATAGATTTTGATCTGCTTAGACAGCACCCATTTGCAGGATGGGCGTAAAGAGCTTGTAGGCCTTCTCTATGAACTCCACGCCCGATAGCATTTCGGAAAAGAATGTGCTGACCCGGGCCTTGGCCTCCTCAGGTTCctgcttgctgcttaaaatAGCGGCGTACCTATGAGTAAGACCCTGAAGGTGTCCATTAAACTGCTTGCAGAGATTGACCACGCCGTCCACCTCGTTGGCAGTGCTGTGATGTGGtttcaccagcagcagctcggCGATCTTGTGAAGCTTGCACATCTCCAGGGCACAGGCTTCGCTTAGAGCGTGGATGCTCTTGGCATAGGCCTGCTCCAGATCGGCAGAGGTGGCCTCATCGGATGTCAGCCACTCCAGGCACAGCGACCAGTGTCTGTTATGGGTTTAATGATAGCCACTTAATAAAGGACTTTGGGTTAAGTTACAAACTACTCACTTGGCCACATCCTCAAACTGAATCTCCACCTCGGTATCGGCAATGGTACCCGCCAATCGTTCGCTCAGCTCCTGAGAGTCGTAGTCGCCCTCGCTTTCGCACTCCAGATCCTCCAGTTCAAGCAGTTCTTTCACTTCATTGATTGTCTCCTGCAGCTCGGACAGAGCGTTGCCACTAACCGCATCTCGGAGAGTGTCCAGCTTGAGGCAGGACTCCTTCGACAGGATCTCAAGGGCCTCGTAGTGCACCAGGCCGCAGTAGTTCTCGAAGAGAATCTCAAAGCGGAGCTGCGCCTTTTGCTTCTCCAGCCGCAACTGCTGCAGCGACTCCTCCATTTGGTCTGCATCCTTCTTCGCCTCCAGCAACAGAGCACTGAGATTCGGTTTGTTGGCCTCCAGTCCCAGGAGCTTCCGCTTGTTCATCAGCTTAGGATCGTTGTCCTGCAGTATGGTCATGGTCTTCTTGCCAATGCCCTCCAGGGTGTCCAGCCCCGTGTTCAGTACCTTTGTGCCCAAATTAGTGACGAAACCAAGACCAAAGGCGGGTGACGCCTCGCCTTCCGCTTCTGTGGTTTCTTCTGGCGTTCCTGCTGGTGTTTTCTCCCGGTGTGTGCCCTCAACTGGCATCTCCTTGGCTGCCGCCTGTTGTTCGGCTGCATTGATGCGAGCCAGTTCCTCGGGGTCGGGCACGCCTATGATCTGATTCAAGCCCTGGTTCACTTGAGTGGTTATGGTGCCCAATCCCTCGGTAGCTGTGCTTAGCACGGAGCTTAGCTTCCCGCCCCACAGGCCCCACGAGGATGATGTGTTGGAGGTCACTGTGGGCGGAGCAGCAACAGGGGGTTCCTGTTTGGGTGTTACCACCACATCCTCTCTAGCTTTTgcgttgtttttgctgccatCTTTCTCCTGCTGCGACTGCGTCTCCTTTTCCACGTGGACAAACTTGTCCTCGTCGTCGCCCCAGTCGTCCCAGTTGTCAT
Above is a genomic segment from Drosophila kikkawai strain 14028-0561.14 chromosome 3R, DkikHiC1v2, whole genome shotgun sequence containing:
- the nsl1 gene encoding pneumococcal serine-rich repeat protein isoform X5 codes for the protein MAPALTAEPLSPKEKLTSTASPSARSSSSDSGAVAGGGTGGAGPGSVAKKPSTPTPATATTRVTRSREAAAVAAAAAAAAAGGLASSPAATIPQLRSSQPNNKRKSGGNKPSNEPAMGLSTAPTPHSSSSSASAGPSTPDAGVASTSASPAVVEKNNNSSSNTTNTHSSSPKDNSTAQLLADLTINFEEAISAEICLRKTLPEVSLGKEPATTPAAATSSSSTTESPGVSGEAAAEDQSIPAEEELSKIETDNIEERLSQLDGNVIAMSEELLPPPPEPEPPTTPSRQQQTPVNPAQDSPRLQATPQQQQLTPQSTAGSINFLKDGAAGAVLEDQDIEEVLKALKTFDGAHVNPDAICDFFNEVWEEAPPAASMSATAAPASSAPELPDIKPNFSGTSILPSTSSLSTANVSVKQERPWEESHAELEQQQHVITRRIDFLLRRMRKFQARQMCRHASGEVAGILEWSARSSHKTPNPARSATLSEREATVLSIVSGRPDCAFWEEQKKHPLPASQMSSVIRHIGTAARHQQICHTATGTSATLAPSSSWFNSSNSTTLPGKRPRKNQLDTTPGAGTAAAAGLSATGAAAVMTGSSTDPNTPRADDIVPGYDTYVTSELTHVAGLLHTELREVQNAIDSDATESSSGGESADEMVTYNNTQQQSLPIARRAVWRYSKDRAAIALRWSWVCSQLADLEMKIRQYNDLHVELSHSKGEVRLEATVSQSASPANGLKEEPPSDMLCSRARPLVLSEFRKRKLFQTTNMHTISKKAARPSNIKCGCQWPQVPCTLCTGRTDPTAPRELVETMMPANRVALIDAGYHPVLSFASDVSQSVHLEAVARQPDWQYRVMRSQAKAIVKAMWKAERETLASGGSGGHAGSRRPGDAVKRRYIRRKERNNNSNKEAGSGALAAGGGGGSGVGGGDSGNAAAATGRKQQQQQHPTGVNNSRSQWPDSRQRQRQRHQSPSSTSISAHSGAKKSRKSTNNNSSCNSIQQQQSSGSNINNHHLNGYGDQWGSEQSSSRSRRNSSPTHSHRNERSSERRIRPIYDIDNIVIPYSMAAQTKVEILPYKEIPTPKWRIVDSDSDKAKQSADESAECKLSNGSVPATATSDELSNTRTNALHPPQEQKLLDEQPPKVNGISQKETVVKHNNNNIVNNNNNNNKNGLVNGNAKTAEPKAAAAKQHKVEKKEEKGKKPKLNGNISKNLNAKTAEHLAESTAEIEPPLPKRLKLDKSADEVTKPKANGQAKAPLIEMEEEEYNEEDLSDEAFIARHQRALLEERRRFETFLKFPWSTRSRANRRADSRAESSGANTPDPASPAPHHGGTGADNESIPSPLAHPLEGFNESGELLMGGQSRKARRRTTSSKLKDQTERRSTTPDLRESHALMQQPSLFEPLVFPLSEEVYQHLLAETYATPASIPSTKRAKTKSVSSNCDGSSFTGAGGSSGSRRSSKSKTKLNNGQINGHPMAAKIDVIEDEIERVALEGDGGLSEPEEEDVLLEVEDDDYPKHHLAPLDDEQESTPDAELNLYDSAIDAYLGDQEALEEDMAEDPFEDDDPNDPEWKNRTDGSRSRRI